The genomic segment atagatggatggatagatagatagatgtaggggtgtaaatgaatatgtatatgtctatgtgtatatatacatgcatacatatatacatatatatatatatatatatatatatatatatatatatatatatatatatatatatatatatatatatatatgtttatttatttatttatttatctatattcatgtgtgtgtgtgtgtgtgtgtgtgtgtgtgtgtgcgcgcgcgcacggtATGAGTATATTTTTATGAGGAGTTCGGTCTTTCCCTTTGCACGAGAGGCACGTTCTGCGGAATGATCTAGTTACAACGCGAAGAACGTGAGTTGCCGGTGACAATTTGCATGCggaatgagcgagggagagggaaaaatataaTTCGTAGTTCAGTAAGTTAGAAGAAGAGGTACTAGCGCTGGCGTCTCCGGGGAGAAGGAACCAAGAAGGTCTATTCTGTTCATTTTCTTGGTGTTGTCAGTCACGCCTTCCAGCGTTCTTCAAGCCGCGTCTTTGCTTGCATCGTCTTTGGCGGCCAAGTCGTCTTCAGGAGAACGAATGGGTAAAACCAGCGCGGAGAGAAGAGATATTCagcacgaaaataaagaaaagaatttcagacaatcacacaccggctgtgtttgtttgtatgtatgtgtgtgtgagtatgtgtgtgtatatattttctgccAATGGTTTTGGGTTCATGTAAACACTGGGTTTATGAAACCTTATAAAACATTTTTAGATGAAATTTCAAATTTTACAATCTTCATAGAAATATAATGAAATCTACTAATATCAAGAGggataaaaaagtatatacaaatatctttgtctttacgtacaaatatatatatatatatatatatatatatatatatatatatatatatatatatatatatgtatgtatgtatgtatatatatatatatatatatatatatatatatatatatatatatatatatatatatatatatatatatatatatatatatatgtgtgtgtgtgtgtgtgtgtgtgtgtgtgtgtgtgtgtgtgtgtgtatgtatgtatgtatgtgtgtgttcatgtacatatatatatatatatatatatatatatatatatatatatatatatatatatatatatatacatatatatatatatatatacatatatatatataaatgtatatatatatacatgtatatttatatgtatatacatatatatatgtatatatatgtacatatatatatatattatatatatacatgtgtatatatatatgtatatatatgtacatatttatatatattatatatatataaattatatatatatataaattttgtatatatatatatatatatatatatatatatatatatatatatatatatatatacaaaatttatatatatatatataatttatatatatatatgcatatatttatatcatatacgtatatatatatatatatatatacatacatacatatatacatatacaaatatatgtatatatataatgtatatatatatatatatatatataaatatatatatatatatatatatatatatatatatatatatatatatatatatatatatatatatcatatatatatatatatatatatatatatatatatatatatatatatatcatatatatgtatatatatatcatatatatatatatgtatatatttatatatatatatatatatatatatatatatatatatatatatatatatatatatatatatatatgtgtgtgtgtgtgtgtgtgtgtgtgtgtgtgtgtgtgtgtgtgtgtatgtgtgtgtgtgtgtgtgtgtacatgaacacacacacatacatacatacatacatacatacatatatatatatatatatatatatatatatatatatatatatatatatatatatatatatgtatatatatatatgtataattatgtattatatatatatatatatatatatatatatatatatatatatttatgtatatttatgtatatatatatatatatatatatatatatatatatatatatatatatatatatatatatatatatatatatatatatatgcatatatatatatatatatatatatatatatatatatatatatatatatatatacacatatatacacacatatatatatatatatatatatatatatatatatatatatatatatatatatatatatatatatatatgtatacatatatatacatatatatatatatatatatatatatatatatatatatatatatatatatatatatatatatatatatatatatatatatataatggctgtgtgtgtgtgtgtgtgtgtgtacataaacatatattatatgtatattaattcatatgtatatatatatatatttatatagatttgtgtACGAATATTGATATAGACAcaattccttgcaaggattgcccgaaattttataTAGACGAAACGTGTAGAcctattgaaaataaaaaaataatgaacatagaTGTCAGATATGCCttagaatctaatgcttgttctattcatttacgtgacgaaggacatcagttaaattgaaAAGATGCCTAATctattcatagatcgtcaaattcgtatgaaagaaaaataattgaagcccttttgaTTAGAAAATTGTCTAATTTTAACTTGaatgctggccaatggggattggATGATATtacccagactcttcgaccttgacccttccCCTGAGACGTGTTTCAGATcttgtttattctgtctctctatcactatataaaccaaaattctctcctggtatccatttcggtttttgtctgaagaggaacttgtgaagagttcgaaacatcacgcttattttcaattctcattgtggctagtttgagagagagagagagatactcacacatatatatatatatatacttatatctatatatacatatatatgtggattcatgatgttatctctctctctctctctctctctctctctctctctctctctctctctctctctctctctctctctctctctctatatatatatatatatatatatatatatatatatatatatatatatatatattatatatactactactactactactactgtcagtCAGTCTATGCAGACTAGGACTAAACACTgcgcacaaaaataaaataagaaagaggaagtgtgTCATTGTTCATTGTTGTTCAATTTCGGGGGTTGTATCGACTGCATGTCGTCTACGCCTCCGTTCGTTTTCTCGGTTCACCCAGTCTCTGTGGACCGCTTTGGTTCCTTCACTCGCTACTGAGCGCCATCCGGCCCGGTCGCTCGCCGGCTTCTCCAGCTGCTGATAGCTGATGCCGGCTAAGGTCAGACGACCTTTTACAGTATCTTTAAAACGTAGTCGCGGTCTGCCGCGGGGCCTTGTCCCCTCTTTCAGTTCAGCAAACAGCAGAACTCGCGGTAGTTGTTCTTCGGACATTCTGATGGTGTGTCCAGTCCATGTGAGTTGTGAGCGAGCAATCATGGCTTCCATTGACGAGATGTTCGCCCGTCTCAGGCCTTCAACATTGGTGATATGGTCTTTCCAGGTGATACCCATAAGTCCACGGAgatggggttatatatatatatatatatatatatatatatatatatatatatatatatatatatatatatatatatatatatatatatatatatatatatatatatgtatatgtatgtatatatgtttatatttatatgtgtatatgcattaatttatatatatatatacatatatatatatatatatatatatatatatatatatatatatatatatatatatatgtatgtatatatataaatatatatatatatacatatatatatatttatatgtatatatatgtatatatatataaatatatatatatatatatatatatatatatatgtatgtatgtatgtatgtatgtatatatatatatatatatatatatatatatatatatatatatatagatatatatatatatgtatgtatgtatgtagtatatatatatatatgtatatatatatgtatatatatatatatatttatatatatatatatatgtatgtatatatatatatatatatatatatatgtatgtatatatatatgtatgtatatatatatatatatatatatatatatatatatatatatatatatatatatatatatatatatacatatatatatatatatatatatatatatatatatatatatatatagagagagagagagagagagagagagagagagagagagagggagagagagagagagagagagagagagagagagagagagagagagagacagacagacagacagacagagagacagagacagagagaaagagacagagagagaaagacagagagagagagagagacagagagagagagacagagacagagagagatagatagatagatagatagatagatttactgtatatatacatatataaatagataattaaataaataaacgtatatatatatatatatatatatatatatatatatatatatatatatatatatatatctatgtgtgtgtgtgtgtgtgtgtgtgtgtgtgtgtatgtgtgtgtgtgtgtgtgtgtgtgtgtgtgtgtgtgtgtgtgtgtgtgtgtgtgtgtgtgtgtgtgtgtgtgtgtgtgtgtgtgcctgtgcgtctttgtgtgtttctgtgtgtgtctgtgtatttaattatataaacTTATGTCTGCATGTAAGTATTCGtttacatgtatttttgtatgtatatgtacatgcatgtacatgtatacatgcctTCGcactgtatacaaatatattctgCCTCTTGCATTTTTTTAGACAACTGAGCTCGTGAATTCTCTCCACGAGACAACATCCACAGCTGGTAGTTCCATCAatttgtttaattacttgaaaatCGTTTAGAAGTTTGTTTGATTAAAAGTTTGAACCTGAAGGCAGGACTATAAAAatgaagagacaaaaaataaagaaattctgaataaaataaaacatcaataCTCGAATTACAACAGAATCAAGAGTGATATCGTTGaagcataaaaaataacatttttatgtgagtatatatatacatatatatatatatatatatatatatatatatatatatatatatatatatatatatatatatatatatatatatatatatatatatatatatatatatatatatatatatatatatatatatatatatatatatatatatatatatatatatatatatgtgtgtgtgtgtgtgtgtgtgtgtgtgtgtgtgtgtgtgtgtgtgtgtgtgtgtgtgtgtgtgtgtgtgtgtatatatataatgtatatatatatatatatatatatatatatatatatatatatatatatatatatatatatatgtgtgtatgtgt from the Penaeus vannamei isolate JL-2024 chromosome 1, ASM4276789v1, whole genome shotgun sequence genome contains:
- the LOC138862789 gene encoding uncharacterized protein translates to MGITWKDHITNVEGLRRANISSMEAMIARSQLTWTGHTIRMSEEQLPRVLLFAELKEGTRPRGRPRLRFKDTVKGRLTLAGISYQQLEKPASDRAGWRSVASEGTKAVHRDWVNRENERRRRRHAVDTTPEIEQQ